One Sagittula stellata E-37 genomic window carries:
- a CDS encoding ABC transporter substrate-binding protein: protein MSNPIRSATLAALACLSFSAVDAMAEGAEIIVAVPAQPESLDTHVTTSAEPNQISRIIFEGLITQNAKMEPMPALAESWEVSEDGKTYTFKLRDGVVFHDGTPLEVEDVVASMERWTRLSAPGRASVGKGTWRAGEEPNTVVLEVPNASFTVLYTLSSGAQQNAAIMPREILEEAGDLPVRTYVGTGPLKLDSWVPDQSITLVKNDDYTAFEGPKDGLSGDRTTEYDTITFNFVSDQSTRSYGLLTGIYDINTDVPADSLADLRDKEGITLKPYPWTSLNIIFNKTVGLFTDIKARRAIHIGVDREELMLAGVDPEFFHLTHHQMFASQEAIWNTEVGKADFNPVDIEGARELLAETDYDGSELVVLTSSDYSDMYYPAIVLQQQLLGMGIKSRIDAYDWPTFAEKRQMPSEWQIIVLSNTYKIEPSLLTHYNPKFPGWTNDPALPELLAEYRATPTIEAASAKYDELQEWYITYLPSTKVGDIDSVLAYGPKIADLPMMEGTVYWAIELAD, encoded by the coding sequence ATGTCCAACCCTATTCGCAGTGCAACGCTGGCAGCCCTTGCCTGTTTGTCTTTCAGTGCCGTGGACGCAATGGCTGAAGGCGCCGAAATCATTGTCGCCGTGCCTGCGCAACCCGAAAGCCTTGATACCCACGTCACGACCTCGGCCGAGCCAAACCAGATCTCTCGCATCATATTCGAAGGTCTGATCACGCAGAACGCCAAGATGGAGCCAATGCCCGCGCTTGCTGAATCGTGGGAGGTCAGTGAAGACGGCAAAACCTACACGTTCAAATTGCGCGACGGGGTCGTTTTCCACGATGGTACCCCTCTGGAAGTCGAGGATGTGGTCGCGTCGATGGAGCGGTGGACTCGCCTGTCTGCTCCCGGCCGCGCCTCCGTCGGAAAAGGGACATGGCGTGCGGGGGAGGAGCCCAATACAGTTGTGCTCGAAGTGCCGAACGCCAGCTTCACCGTCCTTTATACGCTGTCCAGCGGCGCGCAACAGAATGCCGCGATCATGCCGCGCGAAATTCTGGAAGAGGCCGGAGACCTTCCCGTGCGCACATACGTGGGCACCGGGCCCCTGAAGCTTGACAGCTGGGTTCCGGATCAATCCATCACGCTGGTAAAGAACGACGACTACACCGCATTCGAGGGCCCCAAGGATGGCCTTTCCGGCGACCGTACCACTGAGTATGACACGATAACGTTCAATTTCGTTTCGGATCAGTCGACCCGGTCGTATGGGCTTCTCACCGGCATCTACGATATCAATACCGATGTGCCCGCGGACTCGTTGGCGGATCTTCGCGATAAGGAAGGGATCACGCTCAAACCTTATCCGTGGACATCCCTGAACATCATCTTCAACAAGACAGTAGGGCTGTTCACCGACATCAAAGCGCGTCGGGCCATTCACATCGGGGTTGATCGTGAGGAACTGATGCTTGCCGGCGTTGATCCGGAGTTCTTCCATCTGACACATCATCAGATGTTCGCCTCCCAGGAAGCAATCTGGAATACAGAGGTGGGAAAAGCCGACTTCAATCCTGTCGACATCGAAGGTGCACGTGAGCTTTTGGCTGAAACAGATTATGACGGGTCCGAGCTGGTGGTGCTGACCTCGAGCGATTACTCCGACATGTATTATCCGGCGATTGTCTTGCAGCAACAGCTTCTGGGGATGGGGATCAAAAGCCGGATCGATGCTTACGATTGGCCGACCTTTGCGGAGAAGCGGCAAATGCCGTCAGAATGGCAGATCATCGTGCTGAGCAATACCTACAAGATCGAACCGAGCCTTCTGACGCATTACAACCCGAAATTCCCGGGCTGGACAAACGACCCCGCGCTCCCGGAGCTTCTTGCTGAATATCGGGCAACGCCCACGATTGAAGCCGCAAGTGCGAAGTACGACGAGCTGCAGGAATGGTATATCACTTATCTGCCTTCGACGAAGGTTGGTGATATCGACAGCGTTCTGGCGTATGGCCCCAAGATCGCGGATCTTCCCATGATGGAAGGCACTGTCTACTGGGCGATCGAACTCGCTGATTGA
- a CDS encoding ABC transporter permease has translation MLRYTVLRILTLVPVFLVVSLIVFLINYLSPGDAVTALLGSDALSSDIEAAREELGLNEPFWVQYLSWLTAVLRGDFGYSLFLRTTVVDAILTKLVPTMQLAILSLIVTLLISIPLGTFAARYRGSALDQGVMGVTLIGQAVPSFVLGLLLILLFGVILRWLPVAGYVSFFTDPLDALRHFALPALSLGTILAALITRTTRAAVLDVLNSEYIDAARSRGVSENRLLFTHTLRNAGLPILTMVGLSFGTLVTGAVVTEAIFNIPGIGSLLVNAISRRDYAVIQGVVLFITVAYLLINLSIDLLYGLIDPRVRLSEKGR, from the coding sequence ATGTTGCGATACACTGTGTTGCGAATACTGACGTTGGTGCCGGTTTTTCTGGTCGTATCCCTCATTGTGTTTCTCATAAACTACCTCAGCCCGGGTGATGCCGTTACGGCTCTTCTGGGAAGCGATGCCTTGTCGTCGGATATCGAGGCCGCGCGGGAAGAGCTTGGTCTGAATGAGCCGTTCTGGGTCCAGTACCTGAGTTGGCTCACTGCGGTTCTGCGTGGAGATTTCGGGTATTCGCTGTTTCTCCGGACCACTGTGGTTGATGCGATCCTGACGAAACTGGTGCCGACGATGCAGCTGGCCATCCTGTCGCTGATTGTCACGCTCCTGATTTCTATTCCCCTCGGAACCTTTGCGGCCCGCTATCGGGGATCGGCCCTCGATCAGGGGGTCATGGGCGTCACGCTCATCGGTCAGGCCGTGCCCAGTTTCGTGCTCGGGCTTCTACTTATCCTGCTGTTTGGCGTGATCCTGCGCTGGCTGCCCGTTGCGGGCTATGTCAGCTTTTTCACGGATCCGCTGGACGCCCTCCGCCATTTCGCGCTGCCTGCGTTGTCTCTGGGCACGATCCTTGCGGCGCTTATCACACGCACCACGCGCGCCGCAGTCTTGGATGTGCTCAATTCCGAATATATCGACGCCGCTCGCTCCCGGGGCGTTTCCGAAAACCGGCTTCTGTTCACGCACACCCTCCGAAATGCCGGTCTTCCGATCCTGACAATGGTCGGTTTGTCATTCGGCACATTGGTGACCGGTGCCGTTGTAACCGAGGCGATCTTCAACATTCCCGGTATCGGCTCGCTTCTGGTGAATGCAATTTCCCGGCGCGATTATGCCGTGATCCAGGGCGTTGTCCTGTTCATCACCGTTGCCTACCTGCTGATCAACCTGTCCATCGACCTGCTCTATGGCTTGATCGACCCTCGCGTTCGTCTTTCTGAAAAGGGCCGGTGA
- a CDS encoding ABC transporter permease, translating to MTHPSTFEDDDQIQFNNTSLAFRMLGNHNLVLGAVIFGVVAVLAVILPLVLNLEPLSVSPRDRLQPPSFEHILGTDQFGRDLLARLIYGAQTSLMLGASVAFSSVFLGTVVGILCSFSSLIDNILMRICDGVMAIPAILLAVALTASLGPNVTNLVIALTIVFTPNVARIVRSKTLSLKSEPFVEASVAFGARLLYIMWRHILPNTLSVLVVQATFIFADTIIVEAALSFLGAGMPAPEPSWGNILYEGKSVITRFPWMVAFTSMALVFTVIGLNLIGDGLRDLLDKSTLRASRENMLQRLFFPAAKKLERA from the coding sequence ATGACACATCCATCGACATTCGAAGATGATGACCAGATTCAATTCAACAACACATCCCTGGCCTTTCGCATGCTCGGAAATCATAACCTCGTTCTAGGGGCGGTGATTTTCGGGGTGGTGGCAGTGCTGGCGGTGATCCTGCCGCTGGTCCTGAACCTCGAGCCACTTAGCGTATCGCCGAGGGATCGCCTCCAACCCCCTTCGTTTGAACATATTCTGGGAACAGACCAGTTCGGCCGCGATCTTCTGGCGCGGTTGATCTACGGGGCGCAGACGTCACTCATGCTCGGCGCTTCCGTGGCGTTTTCATCAGTATTTCTTGGAACGGTTGTCGGTATCCTGTGCAGCTTTTCGAGCTTGATCGACAATATTCTCATGCGGATCTGCGATGGCGTCATGGCCATTCCGGCCATTCTTCTGGCTGTCGCACTCACCGCCTCCCTTGGTCCGAACGTGACCAATCTGGTAATTGCGCTCACCATCGTGTTTACGCCGAACGTCGCGCGTATTGTTCGATCCAAGACCTTGTCCCTGAAGTCTGAACCCTTTGTCGAGGCGAGCGTCGCATTCGGCGCCAGGCTGCTTTATATCATGTGGCGGCACATCCTGCCGAACACCTTGTCGGTCCTCGTTGTTCAGGCCACCTTTATCTTCGCCGATACGATTATTGTCGAAGCTGCGCTCAGTTTTCTGGGGGCAGGCATGCCCGCCCCGGAACCCAGTTGGGGGAATATCCTCTATGAAGGCAAATCCGTCATAACCCGTTTCCCGTGGATGGTGGCGTTCACCAGCATGGCGTTGGTCTTCACGGTGATCGGTCTCAATCTGATCGGTGACGGACTTCGTGATTTGCTGGACAAGAGCACTTTGCGAGCATCCCGCGAGAATATGTTGCAGCGGCTTTTCTTCCCAGCCGCAAAGAAGTTGGAAAGAGCATGA
- a CDS encoding dipeptide ABC transporter ATP-binding protein, with amino-acid sequence MTPVTHPLEFRNLSVAFNHGGRTLTVVDNVSLQLEKGEILAIVGESGSGKSLTARTVLGLEPDNAITSGEVILQGRDVLKASASQLRKIRGSDAAMIFQEPSSALNPLFQVGWQIEEGLRAHGMTDAAQRRALALDMLRSVEIPDPERRIDYFPHQLSGGQKQRVVIAMALALDPSVIIADEPTTALDVTVQAEILALLRKCRDERDTSIILITHNMGVVADLADRVAVMYQGRVVELAPVHDLFARPQHAYTRKLLAAVPKLSGATAQIAEPDVSVPEADTLIRLENLEVTFGRGRSAFHAVRGVSFEIRRDKVFGLVGESGSGKSTLARSLVGLSPVSGGKLTMFGQEFSAGTTRLPREMRRKIGFVFQDPATSFNPHMTVFECIAEPMRMHGLDRDTAHVRKRVEELLDQVQLARSMAGRYPYELSGGQRQRVGIARALALKPELVIADEPTSALDVSVQARVLDMFQELQSELGFGALFISHDLSVVEQVSDSVGVLKNGLLVESGSADQVLNNPQDAYTRRLVNAVPIPDPVQQAELRARRLLADAAPA; translated from the coding sequence ATGACACCTGTGACGCATCCCTTGGAGTTTCGAAATCTCAGTGTCGCTTTCAACCACGGCGGGCGCACGCTGACGGTTGTGGACAATGTCAGTCTCCAGCTTGAAAAGGGAGAGATCCTCGCAATTGTGGGTGAAAGCGGGTCTGGAAAGTCTCTGACGGCGAGAACGGTGTTGGGGCTGGAGCCGGACAATGCCATCACGAGCGGTGAAGTCATTCTTCAGGGCCGCGACGTGTTGAAAGCATCCGCATCGCAGTTGCGGAAAATCCGTGGCTCGGATGCGGCAATGATCTTTCAGGAGCCGTCATCGGCCTTGAACCCCCTGTTTCAGGTCGGCTGGCAAATCGAAGAAGGCTTGCGTGCCCATGGCATGACGGATGCGGCTCAACGGCGGGCTTTGGCGCTCGACATGTTGCGCAGTGTTGAAATCCCCGACCCGGAGCGGCGCATTGATTATTTCCCGCACCAGCTCTCCGGCGGTCAGAAGCAGCGTGTCGTTATCGCCATGGCGCTGGCGCTCGATCCGTCGGTCATTATCGCGGATGAGCCCACGACGGCGCTGGATGTGACCGTTCAGGCGGAAATCCTGGCGCTGCTGCGCAAATGCCGGGATGAACGCGATACCTCGATCATCCTGATCACGCACAATATGGGTGTCGTTGCCGATCTCGCGGATCGGGTGGCGGTGATGTATCAGGGCCGTGTCGTGGAGCTTGCCCCTGTCCACGATCTTTTTGCCCGGCCGCAACACGCGTATACCCGAAAGCTGCTCGCCGCCGTTCCAAAGTTGTCGGGTGCAACCGCGCAAATCGCCGAGCCGGACGTCTCTGTTCCTGAGGCAGATACGTTGATCAGACTCGAAAATCTCGAGGTGACATTTGGACGTGGCCGCAGCGCCTTTCATGCCGTGCGCGGCGTGTCCTTCGAAATCAGGCGGGACAAGGTCTTTGGCCTCGTTGGGGAAAGCGGGTCTGGCAAAAGCACGCTTGCGCGCTCTCTCGTCGGCTTGTCGCCGGTGTCCGGTGGCAAGCTCACGATGTTCGGCCAGGAGTTTTCCGCCGGGACGACGCGTCTGCCTCGCGAAATGCGCCGCAAGATCGGCTTTGTCTTTCAGGATCCGGCGACGTCGTTCAATCCCCACATGACGGTGTTCGAATGCATCGCGGAACCCATGCGCATGCACGGGCTGGATCGCGACACGGCGCACGTCAGGAAACGGGTCGAAGAGCTTCTCGATCAGGTTCAGCTCGCCCGGAGCATGGCCGGTCGCTACCCTTACGAGCTCTCTGGCGGTCAGCGCCAAAGGGTCGGGATCGCGCGGGCGCTGGCATTGAAGCCGGAATTGGTGATTGCGGATGAACCGACCTCTGCGCTGGATGTGTCGGTGCAGGCCCGCGTGCTGGACATGTTTCAGGAGCTGCAATCGGAACTCGGATTTGGCGCGCTCTTTATCAGCCATGACCTGAGCGTCGTCGAACAGGTGTCTGACAGCGTCGGCGTGCTCAAGAATGGTCTTTTGGTGGAATCCGGCAGTGCCGACCAGGTTCTGAACAACCCGCAAGACGCCTACACCCGCCGTCTGGTCAATGCCGTGCCAATTCCGGACCCGGTGCAGCAAGCCGAATTGCGCGCCCGGCGGCTTCTGGCGGATGCCGCTCCGGCATGA
- a CDS encoding serine hydrolase domain-containing protein gives MKRIHKISNIPARDWRDCPDKDTYGFTAEVADAATQALDRLVTTSFIAIAGGDVLYDYGDVSQVSYCASVRKSILSMLYGIYVERGVIDLHATMTDLGIDENEGLLDIEKTATLRDLITSSSGVYHPAGSPGGDTKGIPERGSKVPGKHFFYNNWDFNVLGAAFEKLTGKSVFKAFEEHLAGPLGLQDFDINRQRMLGYPDASRYYAYHMFLSARDLARIGHLMTRGGRWDDQQLIPPNWVTESTSMFTAARDMDNRMERIAGYSYLWWLPDVPAGKPWWRGSFFAVGNFGQYALCLPALDMTFVHRHAITDEQAIGRNQGTFHGELATVTMQEFLAVCDIFTDEVGPMVWSR, from the coding sequence ATGAAACGCATTCACAAGATCAGCAATATTCCGGCGCGTGACTGGCGCGATTGCCCCGACAAAGACACATACGGCTTCACCGCCGAGGTTGCAGATGCCGCGACGCAAGCGCTCGATCGCCTCGTGACAACATCCTTCATCGCGATTGCCGGCGGCGACGTTCTTTATGACTACGGGGATGTCAGCCAGGTCAGCTATTGCGCGTCCGTGCGCAAGAGCATCCTGTCCATGCTCTATGGCATCTACGTCGAGCGCGGTGTGATCGACCTGCATGCGACGATGACAGACCTTGGCATAGACGAGAATGAGGGCCTGCTGGATATCGAAAAGACCGCCACCCTGCGCGACCTCATCACCTCCAGTTCAGGCGTATATCATCCTGCCGGAAGCCCCGGTGGTGACACCAAGGGCATTCCGGAGCGCGGCAGCAAGGTTCCGGGAAAGCACTTCTTCTACAACAACTGGGATTTCAATGTTCTGGGCGCCGCCTTTGAAAAGCTGACCGGCAAGAGCGTGTTCAAGGCCTTCGAGGAGCATCTTGCAGGGCCTCTCGGGCTTCAGGATTTCGATATCAACCGGCAGCGTATGCTCGGGTATCCGGATGCCTCGAGGTACTATGCCTATCACATGTTCCTGTCCGCGCGCGATCTGGCGAGGATCGGGCATCTGATGACCCGCGGAGGGCGCTGGGACGACCAGCAATTGATCCCCCCCAACTGGGTGACCGAAAGCACCAGCATGTTCACCGCCGCGCGCGATATGGACAATCGAATGGAGCGCATCGCGGGCTACAGTTACCTGTGGTGGCTGCCCGATGTGCCGGCAGGCAAACCGTGGTGGCGAGGGTCGTTTTTTGCCGTCGGAAACTTTGGTCAGTACGCACTGTGCCTGCCTGCTCTGGATATGACCTTCGTCCATCGGCACGCGATCACGGACGAGCAGGCCATCGGCCGGAACCAGGGCACCTTCCATGGCGAGCTGGCCACCGTGACGATGCAGGAATTTCTGGCCGTCTGCGATATTTTCACCGACGAAGTGGGGCCCATGGTCTGGTCCCGCTGA
- a CDS encoding IS5 family transposase (programmed frameshift), translating into MSDLYWLSDAQMARLEPYFPKSHGKPRVDDRRVLSGIIFINRNGLRWRDAPREYGPHKTLYNRWKRWSDRGVFARIMAGLAGEHGEETTVMIDATHLKAHRTASSLGGEKGGRGRLIGRTKGGMNTKLHAVCDSHGRPIDLFLTAGPVSDYIGARALVGGLPDVKWLLGDRGYDADWFREALQDKKIRPCIPGRTKRKTPVPYDKRRYKRRNRIEIMFGRLKDWRRVATRYDRCPKTFFSAIALAATVIFWL; encoded by the exons ATGTCTGATCTCTACTGGTTGAGCGATGCGCAGATGGCGCGTCTGGAGCCTTACTTCCCCAAGTCGCACGGCAAGCCCCGGGTTGATGACCGGCGCGTTCTGAGCGGTATTATCTTTATCAATCGCAATGGATTGCGGTGGCGAGATGCGCCAAGGGAATACGGCCCGCACAAGACACTCTACAACCGCTGGAAGCGGTGGAGCGATAGAGGCGTCTTCGCCCGGATCATGGCCGGGCTGGCGGGCGAGCATGGTGAGGAGACGACCGTGATGATCGACGCAACTCATCTGAAGGCCCATCGCACGGCGTCCAGCCTGGGCG GTGAAAAAGGGGGGCGTGGACGGCTGATTGGCCGGACGAAGGGAGGCATGAACACGAAGTTGCACGCCGTCTGCGACAGCCATGGCCGGCCCATCGACCTGTTCCTGACTGCCGGCCCCGTCAGCGACTACATCGGGGCGCGTGCGCTGGTCGGCGGGCTGCCAGACGTGAAATGGCTGCTCGGAGATCGCGGCTACGATGCCGACTGGTTCAGAGAAGCCTTGCAAGACAAGAAGATACGCCCTTGCATCCCGGGCCGGACGAAACGGAAGACGCCCGTCCCGTACGACAAGCGCAGGTACAAGCGTCGCAACCGGATCGAGATCATGTTCGGCAGGCTCAAGGATTGGAGACGGGTGGCGACCCGTTATGACCGATGCCCAAAGACCTTCTTCTCAGCGATCGCACTCGCTGCGACCGTGATCTTCTGGCTTTGA
- a CDS encoding ClbS/DfsB family four-helix bundle protein, whose translation MGVPASKTELLDAISKTFGNLISDLERVPPELARTASMEGHAAGTMMSPADLVAYLLGWNELVLRWLERDDRGEVVEFPETGFKWNQLGLLAQKFYADYQHLDWQNLLIRLAAVNHRLVETISSRTHDELYGSPWYGKWTKGRMIQFNTSSPYANARTRIRKWLMAVS comes from the coding sequence ATGGGCGTGCCTGCATCGAAAACAGAACTTCTGGATGCAATTTCAAAGACATTCGGCAACCTGATATCTGACCTGGAGCGTGTTCCACCGGAGCTTGCACGCACGGCCTCAATGGAAGGACATGCCGCTGGAACGATGATGAGCCCCGCCGATCTGGTGGCCTATCTGCTTGGCTGGAATGAACTCGTTTTGCGATGGTTGGAGCGGGATGACCGTGGTGAGGTCGTGGAGTTTCCCGAAACCGGCTTCAAATGGAATCAACTCGGCTTGCTGGCCCAGAAGTTCTATGCAGATTATCAGCATCTTGACTGGCAGAACCTCCTGATCCGCCTTGCTGCAGTCAACCACAGGCTGGTTGAAACCATTTCATCCCGGACGCATGACGAGCTTTATGGCAGCCCTTGGTATGGCAAGTGGACGAAGGGCCGGATGATCCAGTTCAATACTTCGTCACCCTACGCGAATGCGCGCACGCGTATCCGGAAATGGTTGATGGCTGTCAGCTAG
- a CDS encoding IS3 family transposase (programmed frameshift), protein MSKRKQHAPEFKAKVALEALKGEETAAELASRFGVHPTMIHQWKRALLEGASGVFERGSRKKAEIDEEQVKELHAKIGELAVANFFFGTKAEALGREVRRGMIEPDHPDLSIGQQCKLLSIARSSFYYTPKGETEQNLCLMRGIDEQFLETPFFGVRQMTWHLRNDGHPVNEKRIRRLMRLMGLMPIYQKPNTSRPAKGHKTYPYLLRGLRVERPNQVWCSDITYLPMRRGFLYLVAIMDWHTRKVLSWRISNTLEADFCVEALNEAIHKFGPPEIMNTDQGSQFTPFAWTDRLRRSGVKISMDGKGRFLDNIFIERLWRTLKYECVYLHAWETGSETKAVIRKWMTFYNHQRPHSALGGKPPALVYWQRNDINQPGQQVQRVA, encoded by the exons ATGTCGAAACGCAAGCAGCACGCGCCTGAGTTCAAGGCAAAGGTCGCGCTGGAAGCCCTGAAGGGTGAAGAGACAGCGGCCGAGCTGGCGAGCCGGTTCGGGGTGCATCCAACGATGATTCATCAATGGAAGCGTGCCCTGCTCGAAGGCGCGTCGGGCGTTTTCGAGCGCGGGAGCCGCAAGAAGGCCGAGATTGACGAGGAGCAGGTGAAGGAGCTCCACGCCAAGATCGGGGAGCTGGCGGTGGCCAACT TCTTTTTTGGAACGAAAGCTGAAGCCTTGGGGCGGGAAGTGAGGCGCGGCATGATCGAGCCTGACCACCCGGACCTATCGATCGGCCAGCAGTGCAAGCTGCTGTCGATCGCGCGCTCGTCTTTCTACTACACCCCCAAGGGCGAGACCGAACAGAACCTCTGCCTGATGCGGGGGATCGACGAGCAGTTCTTGGAGACCCCGTTCTTCGGCGTCCGGCAAATGACTTGGCACCTGCGTAACGACGGACACCCGGTGAACGAGAAGCGGATACGGCGGCTGATGCGCCTGATGGGGCTCATGCCGATTTACCAGAAACCCAACACCAGCAGGCCAGCAAAGGGCCACAAGACCTATCCATATCTGCTGAGAGGGCTGCGGGTGGAGCGTCCGAACCAGGTCTGGTGCTCGGATATCACCTACCTACCCATGCGGCGCGGGTTCCTCTACCTCGTGGCGATCATGGACTGGCACACCCGCAAGGTTCTGTCTTGGCGGATCTCGAACACGCTGGAGGCCGACTTCTGTGTCGAGGCGCTGAACGAGGCCATCCACAAGTTCGGCCCGCCCGAGATAATGAATACGGATCAGGGTTCTCAGTTCACGCCCTTCGCTTGGACGGATCGGCTCCGCCGGTCGGGCGTGAAGATCTCGATGGATGGGAAAGGCCGGTTTCTCGACAACATCTTCATCGAGAGGCTGTGGCGCACCCTGAAATACGAGTGCGTCTACCTGCATGCCTGGGAGACAGGATCGGAAACGAAGGCGGTGATCCGGAAATGGATGACCTTCTACAACCACCAGCGCCCTCACTCAGCCCTCGGCGGCAAGCCACCGGCGCTGGTCTATTGGCAGAGAAATGATATCAACCAACCCGGTCAGCAGGTGCAACGAGTAGCTTAA
- a CDS encoding GntR family transcriptional regulator: MRDISTQHQQIYQTLREQLISGQFSPGTNVSARAISQTMGVGLMPVRGAITRLVGERALEVQRNGRICVPALTAHRFEELMQARRQLEPLCAMRALPFMTPEKIADLQACDERMNQSYMTGDAGAYMRENYQFHFTLYRAGESEVLVPLLESVWMQFGPFMRSVFSMEEKSDIVDKHLMAIEAIRRSDADALGLAIHADIADAVHLLKQTLSDGSNARPLASNAAEGGEAP; this comes from the coding sequence ATGCGAGACATCTCGACCCAGCACCAACAGATTTACCAGACCTTGCGAGAGCAGCTTATCTCCGGCCAGTTCTCGCCCGGCACGAATGTAAGCGCACGGGCGATCAGCCAGACGATGGGGGTGGGGCTGATGCCTGTCCGCGGGGCGATCACGCGTCTTGTGGGGGAACGGGCGCTTGAGGTGCAGCGCAATGGCCGCATCTGCGTTCCGGCGCTGACCGCACATCGTTTCGAAGAGCTGATGCAGGCGCGCCGGCAGCTTGAACCACTTTGCGCCATGCGCGCCCTCCCCTTTATGACGCCTGAGAAGATCGCGGATCTGCAAGCCTGCGACGAGCGCATGAACCAAAGCTATATGACGGGCGATGCCGGTGCGTACATGAGAGAGAACTACCAGTTTCACTTTACGCTCTACAGGGCCGGTGAGTCAGAAGTGCTGGTACCGCTGCTGGAAAGTGTCTGGATGCAATTTGGACCATTCATGCGCAGCGTCTTCAGCATGGAAGAGAAATCCGATATCGTCGACAAGCATCTGATGGCGATCGAAGCGATCAGGCGGAGCGATGCCGACGCCCTGGGGCTTGCGATCCACGCGGACATTGCAGACGCGGTTCACCTCCTCAAGCAAACGCTTTCCGACGGATCAAACGCACGGCCACTCGCGTCGAACGCTGCCGAAGGTGGTGAAGCGCCTTGA
- a CDS encoding glutamine synthetase family protein, with protein sequence MTDTRPTEAAPIEEAEAFLAKHPDIAAFDLVLIDPNGIARGKIIRRHELLGLYRSGRHLPGSILGLDVTGEDVDETGLVWDDGDADRRAWPISGSLVELPWTSPKRGEVRVSLYELDGTRMDADPRHALSRQIEALDRIGMTPVMAFELEFYLLDAARDAYGRPQAARMPITGDLNHTNQVYSLDPLDNLQTFIAELYAHAEVQGLPVETMISEYAPGQYELTLRHRSSGLRAADDLIMLKRLVRGLAIRHGMRANFMAKPFAGCSGSGMHLHTSLTDKAGTNLMADTGDELAPLLLSAVAGLQKRLAESMLIFAPNINSWRRFGRNSYAPTAATWGRNNRSVAIRVPAGPAASRHIEHRTAGVDANPYLVAASVLAGMYEGIRDNLTPDAEATSYEAESDHVLPKDWAAAIARAAGSTFVRDALGEKMAHVFLALRQSEYDRFMAQVTAEEFDYFGNTI encoded by the coding sequence ATGACCGACACCAGACCGACCGAGGCCGCGCCGATCGAAGAGGCAGAGGCGTTTCTGGCCAAACACCCCGATATTGCGGCCTTTGACCTTGTGCTGATCGACCCCAACGGGATCGCGCGCGGCAAGATCATCCGGCGACATGAACTGCTGGGCCTTTACCGGTCCGGACGGCACCTGCCGGGCTCGATCCTCGGGCTCGACGTCACGGGCGAAGACGTGGACGAAACCGGGCTGGTCTGGGATGACGGCGACGCGGACCGCAGAGCATGGCCCATTTCCGGCTCGCTGGTCGAATTGCCCTGGACCTCTCCGAAACGGGGCGAGGTGCGGGTCAGCCTGTACGAGCTTGACGGTACGCGCATGGACGCCGATCCACGCCACGCGTTGTCGCGGCAGATCGAGGCGCTCGACCGGATCGGCATGACGCCCGTCATGGCCTTCGAACTGGAATTCTACCTGCTGGATGCCGCCCGCGACGCATATGGCCGCCCGCAGGCCGCGCGGATGCCGATCACGGGCGACCTGAACCACACCAATCAGGTCTACAGTCTCGATCCGCTCGACAATCTGCAGACCTTCATCGCCGAGCTCTATGCCCATGCCGAGGTGCAGGGCCTGCCGGTCGAGACCATGATCTCCGAATATGCGCCCGGGCAGTACGAGCTGACCCTACGCCACCGAAGCAGCGGCCTGCGCGCGGCGGACGATCTGATCATGCTGAAACGGCTGGTGCGGGGCCTTGCGATCCGCCACGGGATGCGCGCCAATTTCATGGCCAAGCCCTTTGCCGGGTGCTCCGGATCAGGCATGCATCTGCACACCAGCCTGACGGACAAGGCGGGCACGAACCTGATGGCGGACACGGGCGACGAGCTTGCACCGCTGCTCTTGAGCGCGGTCGCCGGACTGCAAAAGAGGCTGGCGGAGTCGATGCTGATTTTTGCGCCCAACATCAATTCCTGGCGCCGGTTCGGTCGCAACAGCTATGCGCCCACCGCCGCCACCTGGGGCCGCAACAACCGCAGCGTGGCGATACGTGTGCCCGCCGGGCCCGCGGCCAGCCGCCATATCGAACACCGCACGGCCGGGGTCGATGCCAACCCCTACCTTGTCGCTGCAAGCGTGCTTGCCGGGATGTACGAAGGCATCCGGGACAATCTGACGCCCGACGCCGAAGCGACCTCCTACGAGGCGGAAAGCGACCATGTCCTGCCAAAGGACTGGGCGGCGGCCATCGCGCGCGCGGCGGGTTCCACCTTCGTCAGGGATGCCCTGGGCGAGAAAATGGCGCATGTGTTCCTGGCCCTGCGGCAATCGGAATACGACCGCTTCATGGCGCAGGTCACGGCGGAAGAGTTCGACTATTTCGGCAACACGATCTGA